In Uranotaenia lowii strain MFRU-FL chromosome 2, ASM2978415v1, whole genome shotgun sequence, one genomic interval encodes:
- the LOC129743147 gene encoding protein pygopus, with the protein MSAKGQDIADSWEQIDEERLASKLSRLTSDENPSSSSQSGSKAGVASKNSLPAMLDEELRPRMILQRPQQMQILRRPQAKAQEEKAAAESKPKTQLKSLDQRKQEYAEARLRILGSAHDEEEQQQKQVEQPKKASPVINGYRQNSATATASSSSSFNNNSTSGPSNSSNPSGAGSSTGGNGGGFSRLERPQALYRTSTNYHMSPSQPHQQQQKQHVNAPSPYYHQQGYLSSGRSPLIPGDPTSNNHYYHQQQPPPPPHQFPQTGPGYHHYPPQHHQPHSTTGPSGIQQQHSMPNKHQMAPLNYGAGHMNNSYQQHLPNHLNQQQHLLAGIGAGGNGGPPSSPYAGSFSGGHHHNSVNNNVLRLPAGPDGSHGFTIRR; encoded by the exons ATGTCGGCCAAAGGACAGGATATCGCTGACAGCTGGGAGCAAATTGACGAAGAGCGG TTGGCTTCTAAATTGAGCAGACTGACAAGCGACGAAAATCCGTCGTCCAGTTCACAGAGCGGCTCGAAGGCTGGGGTTGCTTCAAAGAACAGCTTACCGGCTATGCTTGATGAAGAGCTGCGGCCGCGGATGATTTTGCAAAGACCACAGCAGATGCAGATACTTCGGCGGCCGCAAGCAAAAGCACAAGAAGAGAAAGCTGCAGCCGAAAGTAAACCTAAGACTCAGCTCAAATCATTGGACCAGAGAAAGCAAGAATATGCTGAAGCACGCTTACGAATACTAGGATCTGCACACGACGAGGAAGAACAGCAACAGAAGCAAGTTGAGCA accGAAGAAAGCAAGTCCAGTTATTAATGGATACCGACAAAATAGTGCTACCGCTACCGCTAGCAGTAGTAGCAGCTTTAACAACAATTCTACCAGTGGTCCTAGCAACAGTAGTAATCCATCTGGTGCGGGCAGCAGTACTGGCGGAAATGGTGGTGGCTTCAGTCGGTTAGAACGGCCTCAAGCATTATATCGTACTTCAACGAATTATCATATGTCACCTTCTCAAccacatcaacaacaacaaaagcaACATGTCAATGCACCATCGCCATACTATCATCAGCAAGGTTACCTTTCTTCTGGCAGAAGTCCCTTGATACCTGGAGATCCCACCTCGAATAACCATTACTACCATCAACAACAACCACCCCCGCCACCGCACCAGTTTCCACAGACAGGGCCAGGTTATCACCATTATCCACCACAGCACCATCAGCCGCACTCGACAACGGGGCCTTCGGGGATCCAACAGCAACATTCTATGCCCAATAAACATCAGATGGCTCCGCTCAACTATGGTGCTGGTCACATGAACAACAGCTATCAGCAGCATCTTCCTAATCACCtcaatcagcaacagcatctGTTAGCGGGTATAGGAGCCGGTGGAAATGGAGGTCCGCCGTCATCACCCTACGCCGGATCGTTTTCCGGTGGCCATCATCACAACAGTGTAAACAACAACGTACTGCGATTGCCCGCCGGACCGGACGGGTCGCATGGATTTACTATCAGGCGGTAG